The DNA window CTCAGCAAGGAAGAGGACAAGGCCGCGAAGCAGATTGCGAAGGCAGTCAAGACGATGAAGGAAACGGGCGAGGTCTACGCGCTTGTCATCGAGAAGGACACCTTTGAGGATTACAAGCTCCAGAGCGTCGAGAAGAACGATTTGACGATGAGCCGCGAAGAAGCCATCCAGACGGTGGCCGCAGCGCTTGGCGAAAAGGATGTCATTGTCTCTACGACGGGCATGATCAGCCGCGAACTCTTTGAATACCGCGCCCAGAAGGGCGAAGGCCACGAACGCGACTTTTTGACGGTGGGTTCCATGGGACACGCCTCGCAGATTGCGCTCGGCATCGCGATGGAAAAGAATGACCGCAAGGTTTGGTGCTTCGACGGTGACGGCGCGACCATCATGCACATGGGGTCCATGGCGATTGTCGCGAGCAAGTCCCCTGCAAATTACGTCCACGTGGTATTCAACAACGGCGCTCACGATTCTGTGGGCGGCCAGCCGACGGTTGGCCTCAAGATTGATATTCCCGCTGTGGCACGCGCTGTGGGTTACAAGGACGCCCTGACTGCCGATAGTAAGGAATCGCTCGCTGAAGCGCTGGGCAAGTTGCGCAGTATTGAAGGTCCCGTGCTCCTCGAAGTCAAGGTAAAGAAG is part of the Fibrobacter succinogenes genome and encodes:
- the aepY gene encoding phosphonopyruvate decarboxylase; its protein translation is MISPKFFIDTLASYGIDFFAGVPDSLLKNICAYIADNKDAKHNIIAANEGAAVGLAAGYHLATGNIGVVYMQNSGEGNIINPLASLTDKEVYNIPVLLLIGWRGRPGVHDEPQHVKQGKVTTGILNTMGVNFDVLSKEEDKAAKQIAKAVKTMKETGEVYALVIEKDTFEDYKLQSVEKNDLTMSREEAIQTVAAALGEKDVIVSTTGMISRELFEYRAQKGEGHERDFLTVGSMGHASQIALGIAMEKNDRKVWCFDGDGATIMHMGSMAIVASKSPANYVHVVFNNGAHDSVGGQPTVGLKIDIPAVARAVGYKDALTADSKESLAEALGKLRSIEGPVLLEVKVKKGNRKDLGRPTTTPVENKNALMEFLRK